The Poecilia reticulata strain Guanapo unplaced genomic scaffold, Guppy_female_1.0+MT scaffold_155, whole genome shotgun sequence genome includes a region encoding these proteins:
- the ube2b gene encoding ubiquitin-conjugating enzyme E2 B: protein MSTPARRRLMRDFKRLQEDPPTGVSGAPSENNIMLWNAVIFGPVGTPFEDGTFKLLIEFSEEYPNKPPTVRFVSKMFHPNVYADGSICLDILQNRWSPTYDVSSILTSIQSLLDEPNPNSPANSQAAQLYQENKREYEKRVTAIVEQSWVDG, encoded by the exons ATGTCTACGCCCGCAAGGAGACGGCTAATGAGGGATTTTAAAAG acTTCAGGAAGACCCTCCCACCGGTGTGAGCGGAGCGCCGTCTGAGaacaacatcatgctgtggaacGCTGTTATTTTTGG GCCTGTGGGGACGCCATTCGAAGATG GAACATTTAAGCTGCTGATAGAGTTTTCAGAGGAGTATCCCAACAAGCCCCCCACGGTTCGGTTCGTCTCCAAAATGTTTCATCCAAATG TTTACGCTGACGGCAGTATATGTTTAGACATTCTTCAGAATCGCTGGAGCCCGACGTACGACGTGTCGTCCATACTCACGTCCATCCAG TCGCTGCTCGATGAGCCGAACCCCAACAGCCCGGCCAACAGCCAGGCGGCGCAGCTCTACCAGGAAAACAAGAGGGAGTACGAGAAGCGGGTAACGGCCATCGTGGAGCAGAGCTGGGTGGACGGCTGA
- the cdkn2aipnl gene encoding CDKN2AIP N-terminal-like protein produces MSALDVQDFIEQNRATAQQVETFRGYWESEKHWEARREFILRNMSDFETDRLDHLLSLSMVWANNVFMGCRYSAALLDKVKEMAEGIVVEDAPVFKTRDEIMKSQKGR; encoded by the exons ATGTCCGCGCTCGACGTCCAGGATTTCATCGAGCAGAACCGGGCCACGGCCCAGCAAGTGGAGACGTTTCGGGGTTACTGGGAGAGTGAGAAGCACTGGGAGGCGCGGAGGGAGTTCATCCTGCGGAACATGAGCGACTTTGAGACGGATCGGCTGGACCATCTGCTGTCCCTGTCCATGGTGTGGGCCAACAACGTCTTCATGGGCTGCCG CTACAGCGCGGCGCTGCTGGACAAAGTGAAGGAAATGGCCGAAGGCATCGTGGTGGAGGACGCGCCCGTTTTCAAGACCAGAGATGAAATCATGAAAAGTCAGAAG GGCCGATGA